One Pieris napi chromosome Z, ilPieNapi1.2, whole genome shotgun sequence DNA window includes the following coding sequences:
- the LOC125062820 gene encoding putative serine protease F56F10.1: MLFRVTLSLIFVFLLPMFLSINGSKEFRLGRSKGGNLGAPAEYAGENLPPAQWFQQKLDHSSPTDQRVWEQRYFVNDSFYNNKTGPIFLMVGGEGPANPMWMTKGAWITYAKKFKALCIMLEHRYYGESHPTKDMSTKNLEYLSSFQALADIANFVDAMNVKYENKRQLKWVAFGGSYPGSLVAWLRVKYPHLIFMSVSSSGPLLAKLDFQEYFEVVQNALLEKTSSKDCTNKIKAAHRQIVSLMQTNPSVLDDEFRTCKPLENASRNDIRNFFNGIANDVAGLVQYNEDNRITNDYTYNNLTINSVCDMLTEYKNNTPAYKALASFNSMILDQNNETCMDYSYDNMIQELRNVTWDSSEGGRQWMYQTCTEFGFYQTSTGEEEMFGNEFSLDFFIQQCIDVFGKNFNEAFIKAGISWTNMDYGALAIRATRVIFVHGSVDPWHALGMRTTAINESPVIYIPGTAHCADMYPARDSDLPELTRARDTIESRLAQWLQLP, from the exons ATGTTGTTCCGTGTTACTTtgtctttaatttttgtatttttattgccaATGTTCTTGAGTATTAATGGTAGTAAAGAGTTCCGATTAGGGCGGTCGAAGGGAGGAAATTTAGGTGCGCCTGCTGAATATGCAGGTGAAAATCTTCCTCCAGCACAATGGTTTCAACAAAAGCTGGACCACTCATCCCCAACAGATCAAAGGGTTTGGGAGCAG AGATACTTTGTAAATGATTCTTTCTATAACAACAAGACTGGTCCTATATTTCTTATGGTTGGGGGAGAAGGCCCAGCTAATCCCATGTGGATGACTAAAGGAGCTTGGATTACttatgcaaaaaaatttaaagctcTCTGCATTATGTTAGAACATCGTTACTATGGGGAGAGCCATCCTACAaa ggACATGAGCACAAAGAACCTTGAATACCTATCATCATTCCAAGCTTTGGCTGATATAGCCAACTTTGTGGATGCTATGAatgttaaatatgaaaataaacggCAACTCAAGTGGGTGGCATTTGGAGGTTCCTATCCCGGATCTCTTGTTGCTTGGTTAAGAGTTAAATATCCCCATCTTATATTTATGTCTGTGTCATCTAGTGGGCCATTACTAGCCAAGTTAGATTTTCAAG AATACTTTGAAGTTGTGCAAAATGCATTACTTGAGAAAACATCCAGCAAGGATtgtacaaacaaaattaaggCAGCGCATAGACAAATTGTTTCTTTGATGCAAACAAACCCAAGTGTTCTTGATGACGAGTTCAg aACTTGTAAACCCCTCGAGAACGCCTCTAGGAATGATATTAGGAACTTTTTTAACGGTATCGCTAATGATGTCGCTGGTCTGGTCCAATACAATGAAGATAATAGAATAACCAACGACTACACCTATAACAATCTCACTATTAATTCG GTTTGTGATATGCTAACTGAGTATAAGAATAACACTCCCGCATACAAAGCCCTGGCTAGTTTCAACTCTATGATATTGGATCAGAACAACGAGACATGTATGGACTATAGCTATGATAATATGATACAAGAGTTGAGGAATGTGACCTGGGATTCGTCGGAGGGTG GTCGCCAATGGATGTATCAGACATGTACCGAATTCGGCTTCTACCAGACATCTACGGGTGAAGAAGAAATGTTTGGGAACGAATTTTCTTTGGATTTCTTCATACAACAATGCATTGATGTCTTTGGAAAGAA TTTCAATGAGGCCTTCATAAAAGCGGGCATATCTTGGACCAACATGGATTACGGCGCACTCGCTATCAGGGCAACGCGTGTTATCTTTGTACACGGATCTGTGGACCCGTGGCACGCTCTCGGCATGCGCACTACTGCTATTAACGAATCTCCGGTCATCTATATTCCAG GTACCGCCCACTGCGCTGACATGTACCCTGCCCGCGATTCCGACTTGCCCGAATTGACCCGTGCCCGTGACACCATTGAGAGCCGTCTAGCGCAGTGGCTTCAGCTTCCATGA
- the LOC125062315 gene encoding probable citrate synthase 2, mitochondrial: protein MALFKITTSKLVEIQKICPTASILLRNLSAENTNLKSVLQEKIPKEQEKIRELRKKHGATKMGDVTVDMMYGGMRGIKGLICETSVLDADEGIRFRGLSIPECQKQLPKAKGGDEPLPEGLFWLLVTGEVPTEAQVAAISKEWAQRAELPAHVVTMLNNMPTKLHPMSQFSAAVTALNSESKFAQAYSEGVHKSKYWEYVYEDAMNLIAKLPVIAATIYRNVYRDGKGIGAIDENKDWSANYCTMLGFDDAQFTELMRLYLTIHSDHEGGNVSAHTTHLVGSALSDPYLSFAAGLNGLAGPLHGLANQEVLIWLEKLRKQVGDNFTEESLKEFIWKTLKSGQVVPGYGHAVLRKTDPRYTCQREFALKHLPNDPLFKLVAAVYKVVPPILTELGKVKNPWPNVDSHSGVLLQYYGLKEMNYYTVMFGVSRALGVLAQLVWSRALGFPIERPKSFSTDALIKQLGK, encoded by the exons ATGGCTCTTTTCAAGATTACAACTTCTAAATTAGTTGAAATTCAG AAAATATGCCCAACGGCATCTATTCTGCTCCGCAACTTGAGTGCGGAGAACACAAACCTTAAGAGCGTGCTGCAGGAGAAGATTCCAAAGGAACAGGAGAAGATCCGCGAGCTCCGTAAGAAACATGGCGCCACCAAAATGGGAGACGTCACCGTTGACATG ATGTACGGTGGAATGCGCGGAATCAAGGGTTTGATCTGCGAAACATCAGTCCTTGACGCTGATGAAGGTATCAGATTCCGTGGTCTCTCCATCCCCGAGTGTCAAAAGCAACTGCCCAAAGCCAAGGGTGGTGACGAGCCTCTGCCCGAAGGTCTTTTCTGGCTTCTTGTCACTGGGGAAGTTCCCACCGAAGCCCAAGTCGCTGCGATATCCAAGGAATGGGCTCAAAG GGCGGAATTACCAGCCCACGTCGTGACAATGCTGAACAATATGCCAACCAAATTACACCCAATGTCGCAATTTTCGGCTGCCGTTACTGCCCTTAACAGCGAGTCTAAGTTCGCTCAAGCCTACTCTGAGGGTGTGCACAAGTCCAAGTACTGGGAg tATGTTTACGAAGACGCAATGAACTTGATCGCTAAGTTGCCCGTGATTGCCGCAACCATCTACCGCAATGTTTACCGCGATGGAAAGGGAATCGGTGCCATTGACGAGAACAAGGATTGGTCAGCTAACTACTGCACCATGCTTGGCTTCGACGACGCACAGTTCACTGAACTAATGCGTCTCTACCTCACCATTCACag TGACCACGAGGGTGGAAATGTATCAGCCCACACAACTCACTTGGTCGGTTCAGCTCTTAGCGACCCTTACCTGTCATTCGCTGCTGGACTTAATGGTCTGGCTGGACCACTCCACGGTCTCGCCAACCAAGAG GTATTAATCTGGTTGGAGAAGCTCCGTAAGCAAGTTGGTGACAACTTCACAGAGGAGAGCCTGAAAGAATTCATCTGGAAGACCCTGAAGTCTGGTCAAGTTGTTCCTGGATACGGACACGCTGTGCTCAGAAAGACTGACCCTAG ATACACATGCCAACGTGAATTTGCCCTCAAGCACTTGCCCAACGACCCATTGTTCAAACTGGTGGCTGCCGTTTACAAAGTTGTCCCACCAATCCTAACTGAGCTTGGCAAGGTCAAGAACCCATGGCCCAATGTTGACTCGCACTCCGGTGTATTGCTACAG TATTACGGTTTGAAGGAGATGAACTACTACACTGTTATGTTCGGTGTCTCCCGTGCATTGGGTGTTCTTGCACAACTTGTCTGGTCTCGCGCCCTCGGATTCCCTATCGAAAGACCAAAATCCTTCAGCACTGACGCCCTCATCAAACAACTTGGAAAATAA